One genomic region from Hydrogenimonas thermophila encodes:
- a CDS encoding UPF0323 family lipoprotein codes for MKHYIKKISTYAMVGSFGAIAMIAFSGCDQKQSEGQSDAFTQASQKQGAFVVIDEVAPNKYKIAEEYPADTTRVILRKLDGTEKILTKEELDALVAEEAKRIDSGESALTQPQMSSGGLGLGEALLASAAGAIIGSWIGNKLFNNPNYQQNRQRSYKSPTAYQRSVNSFNKVKQSSTATKSRSTRSGFFGSSKTGSKSTFGSIGG; via the coding sequence TTGAAACACTATATTAAAAAGATTTCTACTTATGCAATGGTTGGTTCGTTTGGTGCTATTGCAATGATTGCTTTTAGTGGGTGTGATCAAAAGCAATCAGAAGGACAAAGTGATGCTTTTACACAGGCAAGTCAAAAACAGGGTGCTTTTGTTGTTATAGATGAGGTAGCTCCTAATAAATATAAGATAGCAGAGGAGTATCCTGCCGATACAACTCGTGTTATATTGCGTAAGCTTGACGGTACTGAAAAGATTTTAACTAAAGAGGAGCTTGATGCTTTAGTGGCAGAAGAGGCTAAACGCATAGACAGCGGTGAATCTGCACTTACACAGCCTCAGATGAGCAGTGGAGGATTGGGGCTTGGAGAAGCACTGCTTGCTTCAGCTGCAGGTGCTATCATCGGAAGCTGGATAGGAAACAAACTTTTTAACAATCCAAACTATCAGCAAAATCGTCAGCGCAGTTACAAGTCTCCTACAGCATATCAGCGTAGTGTAAACAGTTTCAATAAAGTAAAACAGAGTAGCACTGCTACAAAAAGTCGCTCAACACGGTCTGGATTTTTTGGAAGCAGCAAAACAGGATCAAAATCTACATTTGGGAGCATAGGCGGATGA
- the bioD gene encoding dethiobiotin synthase has translation MTIKIFVTATNTNIGKTHTTIALMKEAAKQGLRPAAFKPIETGVLNGKPDDGTILLKTIQELNPLANELTINDVVPIQFELPAAPYVAKGNKTISFDLIKEKLKKIEKVCDILFIEGAGGLLVPIEDNLFMIDLPAIFKVDRTLLISPSRLGSINDTLLSMEALTRRKIDFDLAINLYEDYESFEEVTLPYYKKAGESFYLLPRDLSKLISTFSNLHLQ, from the coding sequence ATGACGATAAAAATTTTTGTTACTGCAACAAATACAAATATAGGTAAGACACACACTACCATTGCTCTTATGAAAGAGGCTGCAAAACAAGGTTTACGTCCTGCTGCATTTAAACCTATTGAAACTGGTGTTTTAAATGGAAAACCAGATGATGGTACAATCTTGCTTAAAACAATACAAGAGTTAAACCCTTTAGCCAATGAACTTACAATTAATGATGTAGTACCCATACAGTTTGAACTACCAGCCGCACCATATGTCGCAAAAGGCAATAAAACAATCTCTTTTGACTTGATTAAAGAAAAGTTGAAAAAAATTGAAAAGGTATGTGATATCCTTTTTATAGAGGGTGCTGGAGGATTACTGGTTCCCATAGAAGATAATCTATTTATGATAGACTTGCCTGCTATCTTTAAAGTAGATAGAACTCTTCTCATCAGCCCTAGTCGTCTTGGCTCTATTAACGATACACTTTTGAGTATGGAAGCTCTAACAAGAAGAAAAATAGACTTCGATCTAGCAATCAATCTTTATGAAGATTATGAAAGTTTTGAAGAGGTAACACTACCTTACTATAAAAAAGCGGGAGAAAGCTTCTATCTGCTTCCCCGCGATTTAAGTAAGCTAATATCAACTTTTAGTAATTTACATTTACAGTAA
- a CDS encoding sensor histidine kinase has product MRRVEKESFLKSFLLFLSSLTLLMATLFYNLYTREQINLDNRIFSQMRLCSFDLKCKDLEIDFADAKKSELYVLKKDDKALFAYFPIPGSSQYVLQISYLSEKYREDLAKIQKELLFEFFAIFIVLILLSVLFSFYALHPLREALKLTEEFIRDILHDFNTPLSIVRLNVRMLKKDCPQSTKIDRIEQAVETLLRLQNNLRSYIGGHELQKEVFSLDELLKERVQLIERAFSHLKFDLQISPLKIVANKDAMIRIIDNILSNAAKYNKKDGSITVKLIPDLDKLIIEDTGIGIEYPHKVFERFYKENDRGIGIGLHIVKKLCDEMNIDIELKSKKDEGTTVTLFLDKVTFS; this is encoded by the coding sequence TTGAGGCGTGTTGAGAAGGAGTCTTTTTTAAAGAGTTTTTTACTCTTTTTAAGCTCATTAACTCTGTTGATGGCAACTCTTTTTTACAATCTCTACACAAGAGAGCAGATAAATCTCGATAACAGAATCTTTTCTCAAATGCGTCTTTGCAGTTTCGATCTTAAATGTAAAGATTTAGAAATAGATTTTGCCGATGCTAAAAAGAGTGAACTTTATGTTTTAAAAAAAGATGACAAAGCTCTTTTTGCCTACTTCCCTATTCCTGGAAGTAGTCAGTATGTTTTGCAGATCAGTTATTTGAGTGAAAAGTATAGAGAGGATTTGGCAAAGATTCAAAAAGAGCTTCTTTTTGAGTTTTTTGCTATTTTTATTGTGCTTATACTCCTTTCTGTACTATTCTCTTTTTATGCGCTTCACCCTTTAAGAGAGGCTTTAAAGCTTACTGAAGAGTTTATAAGAGATATTTTGCACGACTTTAATACACCTTTGTCCATAGTCAGACTAAATGTAAGGATGCTTAAAAAAGATTGTCCACAAAGTACAAAGATTGATAGGATAGAACAAGCGGTTGAGACACTTTTGCGCCTTCAAAATAATCTTAGAAGCTACATTGGCGGACATGAGTTACAAAAAGAGGTTTTCTCTTTAGATGAGCTGCTTAAAGAGCGTGTTCAACTTATTGAAAGAGCTTTTAGCCACTTAAAATTTGATTTGCAGATATCACCGCTAAAGATAGTTGCAAACAAAGATGCAATGATACGCATTATTGATAATATTTTAAGTAACGCTGCCAAATACAATAAAAAAGATGGAAGTATAACGGTAAAACTTATTCCAGATCTTGATAAGCTTATTATAGAAGATACAGGTATTGGTATTGAATATCCACATAAAGTATTTGAGCGTTTTTATAAAGAGAATGATCGAGGTATTGGGATCGGATTGCATATTGTAAAAAAATTGTGTGATGAGATGAATATTGATATTGAGCTTAAAAGTAAAAAGGACGAGGGGACTACAGTAACACTCTTTCTAGACAAAGTAACGTTTAGCTAA
- a CDS encoding glycine zipper 2TM domain-containing protein: protein MKKVILLSALALSTLFAESLTMYDSVEVTRSEPVYRMVTVRSPVEECWDEKVPVSSGSDGTLGAIIGGAAGGILGHQVGGGSGKTAATVGGAILGTIVGKNLAEGDGNSDPSYRIERRCKTRYIEKTENRLIGYKNYARYKGQEIVKFSNKPLKRIDITVNVNY, encoded by the coding sequence ATGAAAAAAGTGATCCTTTTAAGTGCATTAGCTCTATCGACACTATTTGCTGAATCTTTAACAATGTATGATTCTGTTGAAGTTACTCGTAGTGAACCTGTTTACAGGATGGTAACCGTAAGGTCTCCAGTTGAAGAGTGCTGGGATGAGAAAGTTCCAGTGTCTAGTGGTAGTGATGGAACATTGGGAGCTATTATCGGTGGTGCCGCTGGTGGTATTCTTGGACATCAAGTTGGCGGTGGAAGTGGAAAAACAGCTGCAACTGTAGGTGGAGCTATTCTTGGAACAATTGTTGGAAAGAATCTTGCTGAAGGTGATGGGAACAGTGATCCTTCTTACAGAATTGAAAGACGCTGCAAGACAAGATACATAGAGAAAACAGAAAACCGATTAATCGGTTATAAAAACTATGCAAGATATAAAGGTCAAGAGATCGTTAAATTCAGTAACAAACCTTTAAAAAGGATTGATATTACTGTAAATGTAAATTACTAA
- a CDS encoding trans-sulfuration enzyme family protein produces MEKYEYFNTLLPQIIGLKKGAIAPQITPSAAFGYASAEEAESIFSGEAAKPLYARMGNPTGAKLETVLAKMEGGQGAVVTSSGMAAITMVLTAFLQSGDKVLCIGGFFGGTYALMNDTLPRFGIEGIFCDVDDYDGIEKALQSGVKMVLCESVGNPNLKLPNLREIAGLCDCYNALFVIDNTVTPLIVEPFKMGADLVVYSTTKIISGHSAALGGAVVFRAIKDSDEKLLDSKFSAVHPILKKGKGALMMVLKKRAMRDFGMSANAFASFLTLLGLETLPLRTKRVNESVEKLVRLLDEAGVNVRHPSLETHEHHLRYKEIFSDGCGPIVTIDCGTKEKAFTFLNESKLITQTANIGDNRTLGLHMASTIYRDFNEDDKKRLGITDGLVRLSIGLESPDELAKDMILAWKSAQS; encoded by the coding sequence ATGGAAAAATATGAATATTTTAACACATTATTGCCACAAATTATAGGTTTAAAAAAGGGTGCTATAGCACCTCAAATTACCCCTTCTGCTGCATTTGGATATGCATCGGCTGAAGAAGCAGAATCTATCTTTTCAGGAGAAGCTGCAAAACCTCTATATGCACGAATGGGTAATCCTACTGGAGCTAAACTTGAAACAGTACTTGCAAAAATGGAAGGCGGGCAAGGTGCAGTTGTAACTTCATCGGGAATGGCAGCTATTACAATGGTCTTGACAGCATTTTTGCAAAGTGGTGACAAGGTACTCTGCATAGGCGGTTTTTTTGGCGGGACTTATGCATTAATGAATGATACACTTCCCCGTTTTGGAATAGAAGGGATCTTTTGTGATGTAGATGATTATGATGGGATAGAAAAGGCTTTGCAAAGTGGTGTAAAGATGGTGCTTTGTGAAAGTGTAGGAAACCCAAATTTGAAACTGCCAAATCTTCGTGAAATTGCAGGATTATGTGACTGCTATAATGCACTTTTTGTTATAGATAACACGGTTACTCCATTGATTGTAGAGCCTTTTAAAATGGGAGCAGATTTGGTTGTTTATTCTACAACTAAAATCATTTCTGGTCACTCGGCTGCACTTGGTGGGGCTGTTGTCTTTAGGGCTATCAAAGATTCTGATGAAAAACTGTTAGACTCCAAGTTTTCAGCAGTCCACCCTATTTTGAAAAAAGGAAAAGGTGCTTTAATGATGGTTTTAAAAAAGCGTGCAATGCGTGATTTTGGTATGAGTGCCAATGCATTTGCCTCTTTTTTAACACTGCTTGGGTTAGAGACTCTGCCTTTGCGCACAAAAAGGGTAAATGAGAGTGTTGAAAAACTTGTAAGGCTTTTGGATGAAGCAGGTGTTAATGTAAGACATCCAAGTCTTGAAACACATGAGCATCATTTGCGATATAAAGAGATTTTTTCTGATGGTTGTGGTCCTATTGTAACCATTGATTGTGGTACTAAAGAGAAAGCATTTACTTTTTTGAATGAGTCTAAGTTGATTACGCAAACTGCTAATATTGGAGATAATCGTACACTGGGTTTGCATATGGCAAGTACCATATATAGAGATTTCAATGAAGATGATAAAAAAAGGCTTGGCATTACCGATGGGTTGGTTCGTCTATCTATAGGTCTTGAGAGTCCAGATGAGTTGGCTAAAGATATGATCTTAGCTTGGAAAAGTGCTCAAAGTTGA
- the clpA gene encoding ATP-dependent Clp protease ATP-binding subunit ClpA, translated as MISKDLNDIFKEAVKYAKMHRHEYLTVEHIFLAALLSPQGAEILKSAGADVEQMKARINQHLISSLRPLPEGVVREPFETVALSRVIEQMIRHAQSADKKEASVGDLIVSIFNEEHSFAVALMNSQGINRLSILEIITENSPKEKAKPKSKENEYLDQFTVNLVERAKEGKIDPVIGRENEIERVMQILCRRKKNNPVLVGEPGVGKTAIAEGLALEISKGNVPDMLKNMEVFSLDIGSLIAGTKYRGDFEKRLKGVLHELEQHENVVLFIDEIHNLVGAGSTNGGSMDASNLLKPALANGSLKCIGATTFDEYRNFFEKDRALSRRFAKVDVNEPSFDDTLKILKGLKHKYETHHSVRFSEKALKTAIDLSVKYMHERFLPDKAIDIIDEVGASFRLKARKRRNVSEKDIEDAVSKMLNLPPARVTSDDLATLQNLETILKSKVIGQDRAVEEVAAAIKRNRAGLGAPNKPVGSFLFAGPTGVGKTALAIELAEALGVHFERFDMSEYMEKHAVSRLIGAPPGYVGYEQGGQLTEAIRKHPHTVLLLDEIEKAHPDLIQVLLQVMDNAMLTDNTGNRADFKNVIIIMTSNVGATEANVMGFGAKNESKHDSAIKSAFSPEFRNRLDAVIRFDHLKLEHVKKIVDKFIDELNAQMADKKIVIKLSEAAKEHLAKEGYDESMGARPLSRVIAEQIKAPLTEEILFGALKNGGEVKFGVKGGKLEFKVLESV; from the coding sequence ATGATAAGTAAAGATTTAAACGATATTTTTAAAGAAGCAGTAAAATATGCCAAAATGCATCGTCATGAATATTTGACAGTAGAGCATATATTTCTTGCTGCACTTCTTTCACCGCAGGGAGCAGAGATTCTAAAATCTGCCGGAGCGGATGTTGAGCAGATGAAAGCAAGAATTAATCAGCATCTTATATCATCTCTTCGTCCACTGCCTGAAGGTGTGGTTAGAGAGCCATTTGAGACGGTTGCACTATCTCGTGTAATTGAACAGATGATTCGTCATGCGCAGAGTGCAGATAAAAAAGAGGCGAGTGTAGGCGATTTGATTGTATCAATTTTTAATGAAGAACACTCATTTGCAGTGGCATTGATGAATTCACAAGGCATAAACAGATTAAGTATTTTGGAGATTATTACTGAAAATAGTCCTAAAGAGAAAGCAAAACCTAAAAGTAAAGAGAATGAGTATCTTGACCAGTTTACAGTAAATCTGGTAGAGCGTGCAAAAGAGGGAAAAATAGATCCGGTTATAGGCAGAGAGAATGAGATAGAAAGGGTAATGCAGATTCTTTGCCGGCGTAAAAAGAATAACCCTGTACTTGTTGGTGAGCCTGGTGTTGGAAAGACAGCAATTGCCGAAGGTCTTGCTTTAGAGATTTCAAAAGGCAATGTGCCTGATATGTTAAAAAATATGGAAGTCTTTTCACTCGATATTGGTTCACTAATTGCCGGTACAAAGTATCGTGGTGATTTTGAAAAGAGATTAAAAGGCGTTTTACATGAGTTAGAACAGCATGAAAATGTTGTTCTTTTTATAGATGAAATTCACAATCTTGTTGGTGCAGGTTCGACAAATGGAGGCAGTATGGATGCATCCAATTTGCTAAAGCCGGCACTTGCTAATGGAAGTTTAAAGTGTATTGGTGCGACGACATTTGATGAGTACAGAAACTTTTTTGAAAAGGATAGGGCTCTTAGCCGACGTTTTGCAAAGGTTGATGTAAATGAACCAAGCTTTGATGATACATTGAAAATACTTAAAGGTTTAAAACATAAGTATGAGACACATCACAGTGTCAGGTTTAGTGAAAAGGCTTTAAAGACAGCGATTGATCTTTCTGTAAAATATATGCACGAGCGTTTTTTACCAGATAAAGCAATTGATATTATTGATGAGGTTGGAGCATCTTTCCGTCTTAAAGCACGAAAAAGACGCAATGTCAGTGAAAAAGATATAGAAGATGCTGTAAGCAAAATGTTGAATCTTCCTCCTGCACGTGTTACAAGTGATGACTTGGCTACATTGCAAAATCTTGAGACAATTCTAAAAAGCAAGGTTATTGGTCAAGACCGTGCTGTTGAAGAGGTGGCTGCTGCTATAAAACGAAATAGAGCAGGACTGGGTGCGCCAAATAAACCAGTAGGATCATTTCTGTTTGCAGGACCTACAGGTGTAGGAAAAACAGCACTTGCTATAGAGTTGGCTGAAGCTCTTGGCGTTCATTTCGAGCGCTTTGATATGAGTGAATATATGGAGAAACATGCAGTCAGTCGCTTAATTGGTGCTCCTCCTGGGTATGTCGGTTATGAGCAGGGTGGACAACTTACTGAAGCGATCCGTAAACATCCTCATACGGTACTGTTACTTGATGAGATTGAAAAAGCACATCCTGATTTAATTCAAGTTCTTTTGCAAGTTATGGATAATGCAATGCTTACAGACAACACAGGTAACCGTGCTGACTTTAAGAATGTCATAATCATTATGACATCGAATGTTGGAGCGACTGAAGCTAATGTAATGGGCTTTGGAGCCAAGAATGAGTCAAAACACGACTCTGCAATCAAGTCAGCTTTTTCTCCTGAGTTTAGAAATCGTCTTGATGCTGTGATACGCTTTGATCATCTTAAGTTAGAGCATGTTAAAAAGATTGTCGATAAGTTTATAGATGAATTGAATGCACAGATGGCTGATAAGAAAATTGTTATTAAACTTTCTGAAGCAGCTAAAGAGCATTTGGCTAAAGAAGGTTATGATGAATCAATGGGAGCAAGACCTCTTAGCAGGGTAATAGCTGAGCAAATTAAAGCACCTTTAACTGAAGAGATTCTTTTTGGAGCACTCAAAAACGGTGGCGAAGTCAAGTTTGGTGTTAAAGGTGGAAAATTAGAATTTAAGGTTCTTGAGAGTGTCTAG
- a CDS encoding response regulator transcription factor, which produces MKQKILLLEDDRALGETLEELLREDGYDVDWVIDGAEAADKTFEQKYDLYIFDINVPEIDGFDLLESLRNAKDDTPTIFISALVDLKTIAKGFELGADDYIKKPFFPEELLIRVNAKLSKASSVIKCGDVEFDPASGTLKRDGHIVPLGEVQLSLLNHFLNNIGQVIDKTVLMDCLEHPSSTALRVAINKLKEKTGLEFKNIRGVGYVLEAC; this is translated from the coding sequence TTGAAACAAAAGATTCTCCTCTTAGAGGATGACCGTGCTCTTGGTGAGACATTGGAAGAGCTTCTGCGAGAAGATGGCTATGATGTAGATTGGGTCATTGATGGTGCAGAAGCTGCCGATAAAACTTTTGAACAAAAGTATGATCTCTATATTTTTGATATTAATGTTCCTGAAATTGATGGTTTTGATTTGTTAGAGAGTTTGCGAAATGCTAAAGATGATACTCCTACTATCTTTATAAGTGCTTTGGTTGATCTTAAAACTATTGCCAAAGGGTTTGAACTTGGGGCTGATGATTACATTAAAAAGCCTTTTTTTCCAGAGGAGTTGTTGATTCGTGTAAATGCCAAACTTTCTAAAGCTTCATCTGTTATCAAATGTGGAGATGTTGAGTTTGACCCTGCAAGCGGAACTTTGAAAAGAGATGGTCATATTGTTCCATTAGGTGAAGTTCAGCTCTCACTTTTGAACCATTTTTTAAACAATATAGGGCAGGTAATAGATAAAACTGTTTTAATGGATTGTTTGGAGCATCCAAGCTCCACAGCATTGCGTGTTGCAATAAACAAGCTAAAAGAGAAAACGGGGCTGGAGTTTAAAAATATCCGCGGTGTGGGGTACGTCCTTGAGGCGTGTTGA
- a CDS encoding ATP-dependent Clp protease adaptor ClpS has product MAHKEWVESESQVDLEEPELYKVIMWNDDYTTMDFVVEVLSDIFYKSYEEAVAIMLDIHEKGKGVCGVYTYEIAEMKVHQTIKLARANEFPLRVTMEKE; this is encoded by the coding sequence TTGGCGCACAAAGAGTGGGTTGAAAGCGAAAGTCAGGTTGACCTTGAAGAGCCGGAGCTTTACAAAGTGATAATGTGGAATGATGACTATACTACAATGGATTTTGTTGTTGAAGTTTTAAGTGATATATTTTATAAGAGTTATGAAGAGGCTGTGGCAATAATGCTTGATATTCACGAAAAAGGCAAAGGTGTCTGTGGAGTATATACATACGAGATTGCAGAGATGAAAGTTCATCAGACAATCAAACTTGCCAGAGCCAATGAGTTTCCTTTGCGTGTGACAATGGAAAAAGAGTAA
- a CDS encoding porin: MNFIIKTIFLTILSSVVLFGFSDIDFDGVDDSIDKCPNTPITDLVDENGCSIKSVIVDQYFDMIFGVSYSQLNYRSNKKTDTYTTTAQVDYYRGNFTLQFQSSYFRSDGSRRSDKGWNDTSVSANYKWKLASDFTVRAGIGLVLPTYDTGYSNNKTDYTVNLNCNYKVEEWSFFAGYNYMLVGDNDVITKNEIIRYQNTDAFNLGVGYDFTPKLNASISYYQSDSIYRDVETIKNISLYGFYSIDSNWFTTISYAKGLTDSTSDNYVELRVGYYF, encoded by the coding sequence ATGAATTTTATAATTAAAACTATTTTTTTAACTATTTTAAGCAGTGTAGTATTGTTTGGTTTTAGCGATATCGATTTTGATGGTGTAGATGATTCTATAGATAAATGCCCAAATACACCTATAACAGATTTGGTTGATGAAAATGGCTGTTCTATCAAGTCAGTAATTGTCGATCAATACTTTGATATGATCTTTGGAGTATCGTATAGTCAATTAAATTATCGCAGTAATAAAAAGACAGATACATATACTACAACTGCTCAAGTAGATTATTATCGTGGAAATTTTACACTGCAGTTTCAAAGCTCCTATTTTAGAAGTGATGGCTCTAGAAGAAGTGATAAAGGCTGGAATGATACGTCTGTTTCTGCAAATTATAAGTGGAAGCTTGCATCTGACTTTACAGTTAGAGCAGGTATTGGGCTGGTTTTACCAACATATGATACAGGTTATAGTAATAATAAAACAGATTATACTGTTAATTTGAATTGTAACTATAAAGTAGAAGAGTGGAGCTTTTTTGCAGGTTATAACTATATGTTGGTAGGTGATAACGATGTTATTACAAAAAATGAGATAATAAGATACCAAAATACAGATGCATTTAATTTGGGTGTTGGTTATGATTTTACACCAAAACTAAATGCAAGTATCTCTTATTATCAATCAGATTCTATATATCGTGATGTTGAGACGATAAAAAATATCTCACTATATGGATTTTACAGTATAGACAGCAACTGGTTTACAACAATCAGTTATGCAAAGGGTTTAACAGACTCAACAAGTGACAACTATGTGGAATTAAGAGTAGGTTACTACTTTTAA
- a CDS encoding glutathionylspermidine synthase family protein, whose amino-acid sequence MSSVTLKKLDPLTPEFLESIGFHWHTDKDESPYIADEVVVVSEEEAESYYEAVNELYDMFVEAGDYVVENNLFHEIGIPFNLVDAVKKSWENDVHWHIYGRFDLAGGVGGAPIKLLEFNADTPTALFETAIVQWAMLKANGLDEAAQFNNVYEAIRDNFNRLIVLDGDLADFEQYYEGWKILFSAIRGNIEDENTTKLLQKMADDAGFHTAFSFVDEVEFSYEDGIFYKDEQYEYWFKLIPWEMIAIEESDLARILTNIMENQKAIILNPAYTLMFQSKAIMKILWDLYPNHPLLLETSFEPIGKKQVQKPFLGREGGSVKILDANGNLLTSAQDDYGDQPTIYQEFVELPKDSNGRNYQAGVFFAYEGCGLGFRRGGEILDNMSKFVSHIIE is encoded by the coding sequence ATGAGCAGTGTAACTCTTAAAAAGCTTGACCCTCTTACCCCAGAATTTCTTGAGTCAATTGGTTTTCATTGGCATACAGACAAAGATGAGTCACCTTATATTGCTGATGAAGTTGTAGTTGTCAGTGAAGAAGAAGCTGAAAGCTATTATGAAGCAGTTAATGAGCTTTACGATATGTTTGTTGAAGCTGGGGATTATGTAGTAGAGAATAATCTGTTTCACGAAATAGGCATACCTTTCAACCTTGTAGATGCTGTAAAAAAGAGTTGGGAAAATGATGTTCACTGGCATATTTATGGGCGATTTGACTTAGCTGGAGGAGTAGGAGGTGCTCCTATTAAACTGTTGGAGTTTAATGCTGATACTCCGACTGCACTCTTTGAGACGGCTATTGTGCAGTGGGCTATGCTAAAAGCAAACGGGCTTGATGAAGCTGCACAATTTAATAATGTATATGAAGCAATTCGAGATAACTTTAATCGTCTAATAGTTCTAGATGGTGATTTAGCTGATTTTGAGCAGTACTATGAAGGTTGGAAAATTCTTTTCAGTGCTATTCGTGGAAATATTGAAGATGAAAATACAACCAAACTGCTTCAAAAGATGGCTGATGATGCAGGTTTTCATACGGCATTTAGCTTTGTTGATGAGGTAGAGTTTTCATATGAGGATGGCATCTTTTATAAAGATGAGCAGTATGAGTATTGGTTTAAGCTTATTCCGTGGGAGATGATCGCTATTGAAGAGAGTGATTTGGCAAGAATCTTAACAAATATTATGGAGAATCAGAAGGCAATTATACTCAATCCTGCATATACATTAATGTTTCAGTCAAAAGCTATTATGAAAATCTTGTGGGACCTTTACCCAAATCATCCTCTGCTTTTAGAGACTTCGTTTGAACCAATTGGCAAAAAACAGGTACAAAAGCCGTTTTTGGGTCGTGAAGGCGGCAGTGTAAAGATTTTGGATGCAAATGGAAATCTCTTAACATCTGCTCAGGATGATTATGGTGATCAGCCAACTATTTATCAGGAGTTTGTTGAGTTACCAAAAGATTCAAACGGCAGAAACTATCAGGCAGGTGTTTTCTTTGCATATGAAGGGTGTGGTCTTGGTTTCAGACGAGGTGGAGAGATTTTAGATAATATGAGCAAATTTGTAAGCCATATCATTGAATAG